The Labilibaculum sp. sequence TGCATTCCCATTTAATTTTGTTGCAATTTCCTTCAATTCTATTTCTGAAGTATAATTAAGATTTTGCCTTTCCATAGTATCTTTATATAGCTCAAAAAAATCGGAAAATTGATCTTCTCCTGTTTTTATTATAACTCCATCCTTCTTTGCCTTTTTAATAACATTTCTATGTTTTGGATGCAGATTTGCAAATAATTCTTCTTCACCTTTTTCCAAATCTATTTGGTATGAACCAAATGAAGCTTCTAAACTTCCTTTAGGAAAAGTATCAAATACCACATTCGTATTAGGTTGATATACAAAATGTGCCGATGTGTTTTTTATATTTTTGACAACTTCTTCTAAAAAATTTTTTTCTTTTAGAAAATTAGGGTCTTCAAAATCTCCCTTTTTAATTGACTCATTTGTAAAAACAAGTCTTTTAAAAATCATTTTCTTCTCGATAATAAAGGGAAGGATGAATTCATCAGATGTAAACCAACCATATTTAAAATTAGTAATTGATTTAAGATAATCTTCCCTAGCTGTTATGGGTAAAGGAAAACCAATTTCTGTTTCTGCTTTAACAATGTTTATCATTCCTATGTTTAATTAGACGCGTATATTAGCATCTGATATAAATATAATTATTTAACAACCAAGACATTTCTCTTGATCAGACAAGACTCAATTTAATAACTAAGTTGTCACTCACAACCAATAATAAATAAACTAATTCATTATAAAAATCTAACTTTTGAGTTTTTTAATGTCAAGCTTTGTCCCTAAATAATCATAATACTCGTAAGTAAGGAATCCACTTCCTGGTGTAAAAGTCATTTCTCCAAATATTACCTTTCCATCAATTTCATAAAAATCAATTCGAACAAATGGAATTCCCGTTCCTAACTTCTTACATGTTTCAATCATTTTATCTAAAGATTTCGGTCGAGGGAATCTGTTTCCACTATTTCTAAGACTAACGGGAATCTCCTTCCAATTACTATCGTAGACTTCAACCGAAAAATCATGAGTTTCTAAATTACGACCAGAGTGAATACAAATAGATTCGACTTCTCCATTAAAACAAAACATTTTATAATCAATTAAAGTTCCATTCGGAGAAGAATCCTCCAAATATTTTTCAGCAATTACACATGGCTGTATTTTTAAGTAATGCATTTGACCAGCAATAATTCCATATTTACTATTAAGCCATTTATTAAATTTTTTAATTGTTTTCTTAAAATTTAACTTGCTTTTATCTTTTATAACCATAACGCTATTACACCCATGGTTTGTTTTAAGAACAAATTGATCAGGAAGAGACGAAAAATCAATATCATTAGCATCATCCCATTTCCCATATAATTCATTTAATGTATCACCGCAACCTTTCTCTTCCACATATTCTCTAACCAAGTACTTATCTGCACATCTTGTCCATATAGATGTGTCCGTATTAAATTGCATCCAAAAATTTTTTTCTACAATATTTTTGGGATTTTCCCAATCAAGCTTTTGTTTAAAATCATTCATATAATCCTCTTCAGCAGCTAAGCGAGGGTCCTTATTGAATAAATATTTATGTTTCTGATATTTATA is a genomic window containing:
- a CDS encoding peptidoglycan bridge formation glycyltransferase FemA/FemB family protein; the encoded protein is MIFKRLVFTNESIKKGDFEDPNFLKEKNFLEEVVKNIKNTSAHFVYQPNTNVVFDTFPKGSLEASFGSYQIDLEKGEEELFANLHPKHRNVIKKAKKDGVIIKTGEDQFSDFFELYKDTMERQNLNYTSEIELKEIATKLNGNALISVAYKDGIPQGSSMLLYEKGFGAYYFYGGSALRPHIGSINLMHWENIIKLKSVGVSFYDFVGARIKPKKGSKIEGIQKFKERFGGEMKKGYLWKYPSNNVIYKLFCFVAKLNALMHKRVYKGDIIDQERL
- a CDS encoding ATP-grasp fold amidoligase family protein, whose protein sequence is MSKLKEFLKRSQTIVFVYEIYKYQKHKYLFNKDPRLAAEEDYMNDFKQKLDWENPKNIVEKNFWMQFNTDTSIWTRCADKYLVREYVEEKGCGDTLNELYGKWDDANDIDFSSLPDQFVLKTNHGCNSVMVIKDKSKLNFKKTIKKFNKWLNSKYGIIAGQMHYLKIQPCVIAEKYLEDSSPNGTLIDYKMFCFNGEVESICIHSGRNLETHDFSVEVYDSNWKEIPVSLRNSGNRFPRPKSLDKMIETCKKLGTGIPFVRIDFYEIDGKVIFGEMTFTPGSGFLTYEYYDYLGTKLDIKKLKS